One window of the Methanobrevibacter millerae genome contains the following:
- the mtnP gene encoding S-methyl-5'-thioadenosine phosphorylase → MIGIIGGSGVYEITSKADSVEKKTVTTDYGEVEVSILNIFSKKVAFIPRHASGHSIPPHKINFRANIDALKNVGVTQIIATNSVGSMNLEMPPGSFVIPDDFLDFSENREKTFYEDKVVHIDVTQPYCPHLRDVLDKSGDVILGGTYVCTQGPRFETPAEIKMFKLLGGDLVGMTGLPEVTLAREREMCYNSICIVSNYASGISESELTIDEVFEMVKELESDLLELIYNFIKNCDECDCMCHHALDGAEV, encoded by the coding sequence ATGATAGGAATTATCGGTGGAAGCGGGGTTTATGAAATAACCTCAAAGGCAGACAGCGTCGAAAAAAAGACAGTCACTACGGATTATGGTGAAGTTGAAGTGTCCATTCTGAATATCTTCTCAAAAAAGGTCGCATTTATCCCAAGGCACGCTTCAGGCCACAGCATTCCCCCACACAAAATCAATTTTAGAGCAAATATCGACGCCCTTAAAAATGTCGGAGTAACCCAGATAATAGCCACAAATTCAGTCGGATCGATGAATCTGGAAATGCCTCCGGGCTCATTTGTCATACCGGATGATTTTCTTGATTTTTCTGAAAACCGTGAAAAGACGTTTTATGAGGATAAGGTGGTTCACATTGACGTAACCCAGCCGTACTGTCCTCATTTAAGGGATGTTTTGGACAAATCCGGCGACGTCATACTTGGAGGAACCTATGTCTGCACGCAGGGTCCGAGATTTGAAACTCCGGCCGAAATAAAGATGTTTAAGCTTTTGGGAGGAGACCTGGTCGGAATGACGGGTCTTCCGGAAGTGACGCTGGCCCGGGAAAGGGAAATGTGTTACAATTCAATATGCATTGTTTCAAATTACGCTTCAGGCATATCCGAAAGCGAACTGACCATTGATGAGGTATTTGAAATGGTAAAGGAGCTTGAAAGCGATTTGCTTGAATTAATATATAACTTCATTAAAAACTGTGACGAATGCGACTGCATGTGCCATCATGCGCTTGACGGTGCTGAAGTCTAG
- a CDS encoding NifB/NifX family molybdenum-iron cluster-binding protein yields the protein MKIAVVSSNGVDMDLHLGKGYSLYIYDYEDEDLTFTEHREVDIDLEQKHQGSKVIKACEDCDVIIAAEFGFKSKIKANELDIKLIADEGTVDEVLKRYIDHVEFMKK from the coding sequence ATGAAAATAGCTGTTGTATCATCAAACGGTGTGGATATGGATCTGCACCTTGGAAAAGGTTATTCATTGTATATATACGACTATGAAGACGAAGATTTGACATTCACCGAACACAGGGAAGTTGACATTGACCTTGAGCAGAAGCATCAGGGAAGCAAGGTCATCAAGGCATGCGAAGACTGTGACGTTATCATCGCCGCCGAGTTCGGCTTCAAGTCAAAAATCAAGGCAAACGAATTGGATATAAAATTAATTGCCGATGAAGGCACAGTCGATGAGGTCTTGAAACGCTACATCGACCACGTTGAATTCATGAAAAAATAA